A stretch of Clostridia bacterium DNA encodes these proteins:
- a CDS encoding MTAP family purine nucleoside phosphorylase, which translates to MKKKLNRQTKKPNKTKFGIIGGSGTYGFEEYKTDEYSIETPYGRIIIEMIHYQDIEVAFATRHGRKIKYPPHQTNYRGNIEALDSLGVEYLLATSSVTSVNPALKPGEMVLLEDFVDFTKSRFYTFHQDGEAIGNVEMDDPYCHHLRKQLKAQAINEDLTLTKEVVYAATEGPRKETRAEAFFYRKMGWDVVGMTSVPEVILAKEKGMCYASVGLVTMYSTALKEDFSISFDEMDESRKQIIKLFLHTFKDQEMCHAECSCCSALSLP; encoded by the coding sequence ATGAAAAAGAAACTAAATCGACAGACAAAAAAACCAAATAAAACTAAGTTCGGTATTATTGGAGGGAGCGGAACCTATGGCTTCGAGGAATACAAAACAGATGAATATTCCATCGAAACGCCCTATGGCCGCATCATCATTGAAATGATTCATTATCAAGATATTGAGGTTGCTTTTGCAACTAGACATGGTCGAAAAATTAAATACCCGCCCCACCAGACGAACTACAGAGGAAACATTGAAGCACTGGACTCACTCGGTGTTGAATACCTGCTCGCCACCAGTTCAGTAACCTCAGTTAATCCTGCGTTGAAGCCTGGAGAAATGGTGCTTCTTGAAGATTTCGTAGACTTTACCAAATCTCGCTTCTACACCTTCCACCAGGACGGAGAAGCCATCGGGAATGTTGAAATGGATGATCCCTATTGTCATCATTTAAGAAAGCAATTAAAAGCTCAAGCTATAAATGAGGACCTTACGCTCACCAAAGAAGTAGTCTACGCCGCCACGGAAGGCCCACGTAAAGAAACTAGGGCGGAAGCTTTTTTCTACCGTAAAATGGGATGGGATGTAGTCGGTATGACTAGCGTGCCAGAAGTTATCCTGGCCAAGGAAAAAGGAATGTGCTATGCCAGTGTGGGATTGGTAACCATGTATAGTACTGCTCTCAAAGAAGATTTCAGTATTAGTTTCGATGAAATGGATGAATCCCGCAAACAAATCATCAAGCTTTTTTTACACACTTTCAAAGATCAAGAGATGTGCCATGCAGAATGTTCCTGCTGTAGTGCACTTAGCCTGCCCTAA
- a CDS encoding DNA polymerase IV translates to MLVTEPPKSKQKKVIFLVDMNAYFASVHQALDDTLKGKPVIVGGDAKARKGIVLAKSYECLDIGPVKTAMTLNEALLLVPEAIVVRPDHALYQKYAKSIRKILGEFTPLVEPNSIDEAFLDMTGTKRLFGSPYQAARLIQEKIDVELGLPCSVGIGETRIAAKMAADLKKPRGISTLWPHEIKEKMYPLAVGKLNGVGEKTARRLNQLAIYTVGDLAETNAEWLTGLLGKQAKELIEKAMGKGSDLVLPERYQQCKSIGNSLTFSMDLTTRKELEKELYKLCEKTALRLRKSKAVTGRISVSIKNTNFVINSHSRTLLNPTDLTEAIFQTALELLRELWQKEPVRLLGVSLEKLEKKEHRQISIFNDDKEDELQGILDELQERFGQNSIKRGRQYPE, encoded by the coding sequence ATGTTGGTTACAGAACCCCCAAAATCCAAGCAGAAGAAAGTAATATTTTTAGTGGATATGAATGCTTATTTTGCAAGCGTGCATCAGGCTCTTGATGATACTCTGAAAGGGAAACCAGTGATCGTGGGGGGAGATGCAAAAGCTAGAAAAGGCATTGTACTGGCTAAGAGCTATGAATGTTTGGATATTGGTCCGGTAAAGACCGCAATGACCTTGAATGAAGCACTACTACTGGTTCCGGAGGCTATTGTAGTGCGACCAGACCATGCATTGTATCAAAAATATGCTAAGTCTATCCGTAAAATATTGGGAGAATTCACACCGCTAGTTGAACCAAATTCTATAGATGAGGCTTTTTTGGATATGACTGGTACGAAACGATTGTTTGGCTCTCCATATCAAGCGGCACGACTCATACAAGAGAAAATCGATGTGGAACTGGGCCTACCCTGTTCTGTTGGTATAGGGGAAACTCGAATTGCAGCAAAAATGGCTGCAGATTTGAAAAAGCCCCGAGGGATCTCTACTTTATGGCCGCATGAGATAAAGGAAAAGATGTACCCTCTGGCTGTAGGAAAGTTGAATGGTGTAGGTGAAAAGACCGCAAGGCGCTTAAATCAGCTGGCAATCTATACAGTGGGTGACCTTGCTGAAACGAATGCTGAATGGTTGACGGGCTTGTTGGGTAAACAGGCTAAAGAACTAATCGAGAAGGCGATGGGGAAGGGGTCTGATCTTGTTCTCCCAGAACGATATCAACAATGTAAGAGCATCGGTAATTCCCTTACCTTTAGCATGGACCTTACAACAAGGAAGGAATTGGAGAAAGAGCTCTACAAACTTTGTGAAAAAACAGCCTTGCGCTTGCGAAAAAGTAAAGCAGTAACAGGCCGGATCAGCGTCAGTATTAAGAATACGAATTTCGTAATCAACAGTCACTCGCGTACTTTGTTGAACCCAACGGACCTTACGGAAGCAATTTTTCAAACAGCCTTGGAGCTGCTCCGTGAATTGTGGCAAAAAGAGCCAGTGCGTTTGTTGGGTGTTTCGTTAGAAAAGCTAGAGAAAAAGGAACACAGGCAAATCAGTATTTTTAATGACGACAAAGAAGATGAGCTGCAGGGGATATTAGATGAGCTACAGGAACGCTTTGGACAGAATAGTATTAAGCGAGGAAGACAATATCCAGAATGA
- a CDS encoding HlyC/CorC family transporter has protein sequence MNRIITQIILLFFLILLNGFFSMTEISIISSKPSILKRKANEGNKRAQTALEMSEKPTLLLSTVQIGITLIGLLAGALGGSSLAVSLSQIPPFNLLENANYSVAFLLVIILTTYFTIVIGELVPKRLGMHNPERVALFAAPIMDRLSRLLKPLVRLLECSTLFFTRLFKITENNLNTVSEEEIRSIVDEGVRSGSIEDMEKHLVHQILDMGDLQAVDIMTPKSQLVWLDAEDTPEHNLNILMRKRHSQYPVVRGGFEAFMGMVSERDYFKAVVKKRENFLNELVYKPQFTPETMEALNILSLFRTTGCRETVVVDEYGDITGLITRKDLLEHIVGEMREADEEELFLYQADGSLLASGLLPISQLKKLLHLKKLPGENEYEFHTLSGFMISALGQLPNTGDSYFLPPYHLRVEEMSDGIKVKWVIIEREIHEKETKSTDKKTK, from the coding sequence ATGAACCGGATTATTACACAAATCATATTGCTATTTTTTTTAATTCTGCTGAATGGGTTCTTTTCCATGACAGAAATCTCTATCATTTCCAGTAAGCCTTCTATTCTAAAAAGGAAGGCCAACGAAGGCAATAAGCGAGCTCAAACAGCTTTGGAAATGAGCGAAAAGCCTACCCTTCTTTTATCTACAGTGCAGATTGGGATTACCTTGATTGGACTACTAGCTGGCGCCTTGGGTGGATCATCCTTAGCCGTATCCCTAAGCCAGATTCCCCCTTTTAATCTTTTGGAAAACGCCAATTATTCCGTGGCCTTTCTATTGGTTATCATACTCACCACCTATTTTACCATCGTCATTGGTGAACTGGTTCCTAAGCGACTGGGTATGCACAATCCTGAACGTGTTGCCTTATTCGCAGCACCAATCATGGACCGGCTTAGCCGGCTACTAAAGCCACTAGTTCGATTGCTCGAGTGCTCGACACTCTTTTTTACACGGCTCTTCAAAATTACGGAAAATAATTTAAACACGGTATCCGAAGAAGAAATCCGCTCCATTGTAGATGAAGGTGTTCGCTCTGGCTCCATTGAAGATATGGAAAAGCACCTAGTACATCAGATTCTAGACATGGGTGACCTACAAGCTGTAGATATTATGACCCCAAAATCCCAACTCGTTTGGTTGGATGCTGAAGACACACCTGAACATAACCTAAACATTTTGATGCGCAAACGCCATAGTCAATATCCTGTAGTACGGGGTGGCTTTGAAGCATTTATGGGTATGGTGTCCGAAAGAGACTATTTCAAGGCGGTCGTCAAAAAACGAGAGAATTTTTTGAATGAGCTAGTTTACAAACCACAATTCACTCCGGAAACGATGGAGGCTCTGAATATTTTATCACTTTTCAGAACAACGGGTTGTCGGGAAACAGTGGTAGTTGATGAGTATGGCGACATCACCGGACTTATCACGAGAAAGGACTTATTGGAACATATCGTGGGAGAAATGAGGGAAGCAGATGAAGAAGAGCTATTTCTTTACCAGGCGGATGGCTCACTGCTGGCATCCGGCCTACTGCCTATTTCTCAACTTAAGAAGCTATTACACCTGAAAAAACTTCCAGGTGAAAATGAATATGAATTTCACACCTTATCTGGATTCATGATTTCTGCTTTAGGCCAACTGCCCAATACAGGAGACAGCTACTTTCTCCCGCCTTACCACCTGCGCGTAGAAGAAATGTCAGACGGAATTAAAGTAAAATGGGTTATCATAGAAAGGGAGATACATGAAAAAGAAACTAAATCGACAGACAAAAAAACCAAATAA
- a CDS encoding DUF4914 family protein, with translation MESIISGMNLPEELMYIAEKTKVTFAKDRDDLFRLSMGRKKADYYEVYYNIPNMGKIVECTVAKCKNGIAVNYTDPYMRRRDPDCMVIADDLPTDKETFEERYGKSFEPMRDETIQWLAEQKEVLMMPFWTGGPEIGYPSIVVVPANAAFFATSLGDLQYFIPSGEIPEGFTPEAVMYVAPPFRHTHCGSKQLVVHRRGKTIHEIFAYNLYPGPSAKKGAYSVLLTKGEKDNWATLHTSAVKVTTPYENIFTIMHEGASGGGKSEMLEQVHRQPDGRIKLGVNTVTQEEFFLELAENSDLEPVADDMAMAPPQFQNGRKMVITDAENGWFLRVDHITHYGSERQLEELTIHPQGPMVFYNIDASPNSTALIWEHKMDAPGKPCPNPRVVVPRRFFPTTPNEKVEVDLRSFGVRTPPTSKKSPNYAVIGLMHVLSPSIAWLWRLVAPRGHNNPSITTTEGMSSEGVGSYWPFATGRMVDQANILLRQIVATPETRYVLIPNQNIGAYKVGFTSEWVAREYMARRGSAKFKSDELKANNTAILGYNLTRMKLDGKKLPRELLDVRLQPEVGEEAYNIGAQMLVDFFRQELEKFNTPDLDPLGRQIIDAFMDNASVEDYNKLIPCGSIW, from the coding sequence ATGGAAAGCATAATTTCCGGAATGAACTTACCTGAAGAGTTGATGTATATCGCGGAAAAAACCAAAGTTACTTTTGCCAAGGACCGTGATGACTTGTTTAGGTTGTCTATGGGTAGAAAAAAAGCAGATTACTATGAGGTGTATTACAATATACCCAATATGGGTAAGATTGTCGAATGTACAGTGGCTAAATGCAAAAACGGCATTGCGGTGAATTACACAGACCCTTATATGAGAAGAAGAGATCCTGACTGTATGGTCATTGCAGATGATTTGCCAACAGATAAGGAAACGTTTGAAGAACGCTATGGCAAGTCATTTGAACCGATGCGTGATGAAACCATCCAATGGTTGGCAGAACAAAAAGAGGTTCTAATGATGCCTTTCTGGACTGGCGGTCCGGAGATTGGCTATCCTTCTATTGTGGTAGTGCCGGCCAATGCAGCGTTTTTTGCAACTTCGTTAGGTGACCTACAGTATTTTATTCCTAGTGGGGAAATTCCTGAGGGATTTACGCCTGAGGCTGTCATGTATGTCGCACCACCATTTAGACACACTCATTGTGGTTCTAAGCAGTTGGTGGTACATCGCCGCGGTAAAACAATCCATGAAATATTTGCCTATAACCTGTATCCAGGCCCCAGTGCTAAAAAGGGCGCTTACAGTGTTCTCTTGACCAAGGGAGAAAAGGATAACTGGGCTACCTTACATACGTCAGCAGTTAAAGTGACCACACCATACGAGAATATTTTTACAATTATGCACGAGGGTGCAAGTGGTGGCGGAAAATCCGAGATGCTAGAACAAGTTCACCGTCAACCGGATGGTCGGATTAAGCTTGGCGTCAATACAGTGACGCAAGAAGAGTTCTTTTTAGAATTGGCAGAAAACTCAGACCTAGAGCCTGTGGCTGATGATATGGCCATGGCACCTCCCCAATTTCAAAATGGGCGAAAAATGGTCATCACGGATGCGGAAAACGGCTGGTTTTTACGGGTAGACCATATTACCCACTATGGTTCGGAAAGACAATTAGAAGAACTAACCATTCATCCCCAAGGACCGATGGTATTCTATAATATTGATGCCTCTCCCAATTCAACAGCACTAATATGGGAGCACAAGATGGATGCACCTGGAAAACCATGTCCCAATCCTAGGGTTGTGGTGCCAAGAAGATTTTTCCCTACTACACCCAATGAAAAGGTTGAGGTGGACCTTAGAAGTTTTGGTGTGCGTACACCGCCGACGAGTAAAAAATCACCCAATTATGCTGTAATTGGTCTGATGCATGTGCTTTCACCAAGCATTGCTTGGCTATGGAGACTGGTTGCTCCGCGAGGCCATAACAACCCGTCCATTACGACGACTGAAGGCATGAGTAGTGAGGGTGTTGGTTCATATTGGCCGTTTGCTACAGGCAGAATGGTTGATCAAGCGAATATTCTTTTGAGACAGATAGTGGCCACGCCAGAAACCCGTTATGTATTGATTCCAAACCAAAATATTGGAGCCTATAAGGTAGGATTTACTTCTGAATGGGTGGCTCGGGAATATATGGCAAGACGTGGAAGTGCCAAGTTTAAGAGTGATGAGCTGAAGGCCAATAATACGGCTATCTTGGGCTACAATCTTACTAGAATGAAATTGGATGGTAAAAAATTACCCCGCGAGCTTCTAGATGTAAGGTTGCAACCTGAAGTTGGTGAAGAAGCATATAATATTGGAGCGCAAATGTTAGTGGATTTCTTTAGACAGGAATTGGAAAAATTCAATACACCTGATTTAGACCCGCTAGGTAGACAAATTATTGATGCCTTTATGGATAATGCGTCTGTCGAAGACTATAACAAACTGATCCCTTGCGGTTCCATTTGGTAG
- a CDS encoding cation-translocating P-type ATPase, with protein MDWYNKNNQDISLECKTDIEQGLNQDEVERRQEKYGLNKLDETKKVSLLSRFLRQMKDFMILVLIVAAGISFLLGERVDAVIILAIVIINAVLGVFQEERAERALEALKKLSSPHTKVIRQGRQVTVNVDQLVFGDLVVLEAGDFVPADIRLTQVMDLRVEESSLTGESLPVEKSDEPISAKEVSLGDRINMAFMGSVVTYGRARGIVVETGMKTQMGSIAKMIAETEEEATPLQKKLASLGKVLAIVSLAICFLIFIVGILRGNEVFEMFMTSISLAVAAIPEGLPSIVTITLALGMQRMVKKKSIVRRLPAVETLGSTTVICSDKTGTLTMNKMTMQALQVDGEVLELTNGDTLAEPARFLLLAGILCNDANVERIENEWVVTGDPTEVAYVDLAIAEGMDVAQERKLAPRIDELPFDSDRKMMTTVHRYKDQVYSFTKGAPDEIIDRCTHIERNGRIEILEPQDKLRLLEENEQFSSRALRVLAVACKRLDENGENDKYYLENTLTFIGLTAMMDPPREEAKEAIALCKKAGIKTVMITGDHGITAMAIAEKLGLENEGNQAVTGAQLNAMSDMELERDIDKYRVYARVSPEHKVRIVKAWKKRGDIVAMTGDGVNDAPALKNADIGVAMGITGTEVAKGASDMIINDDNFATIVTAVKEGRQIFSNILKAVQFLLGCNIGEIVVIFAAIMIGFPTPLRPIHILWINLVTDSFIALALGFEPEEGRIMEVPPREPNASIFSDGLGWRVAYQGIMIGLITLVAFWWGYQIDLAKGLSEPLMGSTMAFMTLAFSQLVHSFNVKSPKVSLLRKGILNNKALIGAFFLSSALQLMVALTPFTRSIFEIELLGASELRILILLVLSPLLIVEVEKFLTKRLHSR; from the coding sequence ATGGACTGGTATAATAAGAATAATCAAGATATTTCTTTAGAATGCAAAACAGATATTGAACAAGGCTTGAACCAAGATGAGGTCGAAAGGCGACAGGAAAAGTACGGCTTAAATAAGCTGGATGAGACTAAAAAGGTTTCCTTGCTTAGTAGGTTCTTGCGTCAAATGAAAGATTTTATGATTCTAGTGCTCATAGTAGCTGCTGGGATCTCTTTTTTGCTGGGTGAGCGAGTTGATGCGGTGATTATATTGGCGATTGTCATTATAAATGCGGTACTGGGTGTATTTCAAGAAGAAAGGGCTGAGCGAGCCTTAGAAGCCCTGAAAAAACTGTCCAGCCCGCATACCAAGGTAATCCGACAGGGACGTCAAGTTACGGTAAATGTTGACCAGCTGGTGTTTGGCGACCTAGTAGTGCTAGAAGCTGGTGATTTTGTTCCAGCTGATATTCGGTTAACGCAAGTCATGGACTTGCGGGTTGAAGAATCAAGTCTTACCGGTGAATCGTTGCCAGTTGAAAAGAGTGATGAGCCAATATCTGCCAAAGAGGTTTCTTTGGGAGACCGAATTAATATGGCTTTCATGGGTAGTGTGGTCACCTATGGGCGTGCCCGTGGCATCGTAGTGGAAACGGGAATGAAGACCCAAATGGGTTCTATTGCGAAGATGATTGCAGAGACAGAAGAAGAGGCAACGCCGTTACAGAAAAAACTAGCCAGCCTAGGAAAAGTTTTGGCAATCGTTTCCTTAGCTATTTGTTTTTTAATTTTTATTGTTGGTATATTGCGCGGTAATGAAGTTTTTGAGATGTTCATGACCTCAATTTCTTTGGCAGTCGCTGCAATTCCTGAGGGACTTCCTTCTATAGTAACGATAACGCTGGCGCTTGGTATGCAACGGATGGTCAAGAAAAAATCGATTGTAAGAAGATTGCCGGCAGTGGAAACATTGGGTTCTACAACAGTGATTTGTTCCGATAAGACTGGAACCCTAACAATGAACAAAATGACCATGCAGGCCTTGCAAGTGGATGGAGAAGTCCTGGAATTGACCAATGGTGATACGTTGGCTGAGCCTGCCCGCTTCTTACTTTTAGCCGGTATATTATGCAACGATGCCAATGTAGAAAGAATAGAGAACGAATGGGTAGTCACAGGAGATCCAACAGAAGTTGCTTATGTAGATTTGGCAATAGCTGAAGGGATGGATGTGGCCCAGGAACGAAAACTAGCGCCTCGTATTGATGAACTTCCGTTTGATTCAGATCGCAAGATGATGACTACGGTGCATCGTTACAAAGACCAGGTGTATTCTTTTACCAAAGGAGCACCGGATGAAATTATTGATCGATGCACACATATTGAGAGAAATGGGCGTATTGAAATATTAGAGCCACAAGATAAGTTACGTTTGCTCGAAGAAAATGAACAATTTTCTAGCCGGGCTCTAAGAGTTCTAGCAGTTGCTTGCAAGCGTTTAGATGAAAATGGAGAAAACGATAAGTATTATCTAGAAAATACGCTTACCTTTATTGGTTTGACTGCTATGATGGATCCACCTCGAGAGGAAGCGAAAGAAGCCATTGCTCTTTGTAAAAAGGCCGGGATTAAGACCGTCATGATTACAGGCGATCACGGAATTACAGCCATGGCCATTGCTGAAAAGTTGGGACTCGAGAATGAAGGAAACCAGGCAGTGACCGGTGCTCAACTGAATGCCATGTCTGATATGGAATTAGAACGAGACATCGATAAGTACCGAGTATATGCGCGGGTGTCTCCTGAACACAAAGTGCGAATCGTTAAGGCCTGGAAGAAACGTGGGGACATTGTTGCCATGACGGGCGATGGTGTCAATGATGCGCCTGCGCTGAAAAATGCCGATATTGGCGTGGCTATGGGCATCACAGGAACGGAAGTCGCCAAGGGCGCTTCAGATATGATTATAAATGATGACAACTTTGCAACTATTGTAACGGCTGTCAAAGAAGGACGCCAAATTTTCAGCAACATACTGAAGGCAGTACAGTTTCTGCTGGGTTGCAATATTGGTGAAATTGTGGTGATATTTGCAGCGATTATGATTGGTTTTCCTACTCCGCTTCGACCGATTCATATTTTATGGATTAATCTTGTTACGGATAGTTTCATTGCACTCGCACTTGGATTTGAACCTGAAGAAGGACGAATTATGGAAGTGCCACCTCGAGAACCCAACGCGTCAATTTTCTCGGATGGATTGGGTTGGCGTGTGGCTTACCAGGGCATCATGATTGGGCTTATTACCCTGGTGGCTTTTTGGTGGGGCTACCAGATTGATTTGGCAAAGGGACTTTCAGAGCCCTTGATGGGTAGTACCATGGCCTTTATGACCTTGGCATTTTCTCAGCTGGTTCATTCATTTAATGTTAAGTCACCGAAGGTTTCACTGTTACGGAAGGGCATCTTGAATAATAAGGCACTCATTGGCGCCTTTTTCCTTTCATCTGCCTTACAGTTGATGGTTGCGTTGACTCCGTTTACTAGATCCATATTTGAGATTGAGCTTTTAGGAGCTTCCGAATTACGTATTCTTATTCTCTTAGTTCTCAGCCCACTGCTCATTGTGGAAGTAGAAAAATTCCTTACGAAACGGTTGCATAGCAGATAA